A single window of Athene noctua chromosome 1, bAthNoc1.hap1.1, whole genome shotgun sequence DNA harbors:
- the NHS gene encoding actin remodeling regulator NHS isoform X4 yields the protein MTEGPHNAVSNLDAESKLSVYYRAPWHQQRNIFLPSTRPPCVEELHHHAKQHLRALRREHRSRGDNREQKVQGPIAVVAPPFPPFPAICSQKRQAIKDRHFLPFNSTRPPSPIECCHMTPWSRKSHPPEDEDTDVMLGQRPKNPIHNIPSTLDKQTNWSKALPLPTPEEKMKQDAQVISSCIIPINVTGVGFDREASIRCSLVHSQSVLQRRRKLRRRKTISGIPRRVQQEIDSDESPVARERNVIVHANPDFSSGSRRLGTRDSECQTEEILIAAPSRRRIRAQRGQSVVASLSHSAGNILVLADNGDAVFAAAVSNRIRSRSLPREGARASEGHQDATAKSAGYEAEHFLDGQERILKKGKEILSKQGSQEHQPISLTCPQHLHSPEHSIGERGRSRLSRMADSGSCEISSNSDTFGSPIHSISTAGVLLSSHMDQKDDHQSSSGNWSGSSSTCPSQTSETIPPAASPPLTGSSHCDSELSLNTAPNANEDSSVFTEQFGDHADKVRGHRASSFTSTVADLLDDPNNSNTSDSEWNYLHHHHDASCRQDFSPERPKTDSLGCPSFTSMATYDSFLEKTPSDKADTSSHFSVDTEGYYTSMHFDCGLKGNKSYICNYAAPSSESGQTGSMTSSLADCAWQECVSHRRQGRQSISLKKPKAKPAPPKRSSSLRKSEGSTDLPDKNEPKISGGQHISHTAREMKLPLEFSNTPSRVEGLNLPAKQELPWVNQGDGGLKDTPFDTADIPSFKDEGAEQPHYADLWLLNDLKSSDPYRSLSNSSTATGTTVIECIKSPESSESQTSQSGSRATTPSLPSVDNEFKLASPEKLAGLASPSSGYSSQSETPTSSFPTAFFSGPLSPGGSKRKPKVPERKSSLQQPLSKDGTTSVSKDLELPIIPPTHLDLSALHNVLSKPFAHRHQLHAFSHSKQSAVGEALHPSPPSALAITPSVLKSVHLRAVNKPEGGKQKGSTPDLLCIQETALMVNDVSPGKMRPLLAKKPVSRQYSTEEAIMSYIETSPAEAGPGKLLLEKSSSFSGQNSCEKEAVTSVSVGLVEIKPGKDQTHLTAEHLPESTLNQTCAVSADGFQKGSAVLTSDDEAKKPGQGTETECDIQQAQAQRELSAGSEGRLEAGPAGESPAPAEGVAVSDQLKHQPDVNHHVPGNISYEAEMAAVNSLSEVSGKQDNDIASGIPTKSASDDGRADETAGSVDEPSLKESSPSDESIMSPLSEESQADAEDVFVSPNKPRTTEDLFAVIHRSKRKVLGRKDSGDLSVRNRLRASSGTNSQTPASSTLPASNVPPASSVGTPISSQRSPGLIYRNAKKSNTSNEEFKLLLLKKGSRSDSSYRMSATEILKSPILPKSPGELTADAPQSLEESSPAASPDALSPLSPCSPRVNAEGFSSKSFPMSASSRVGRSRAPPAASSSRYSVRCRLYNTPMQAISEGETENSDGSPHDDRSSQSST from the exons TTTAACAGCACCCGTCCGCCCTCCCCAATTGAGTGTTGCCACATGACCCCCTGGAGTAGAAAG TCCCATCCACCAGAGGACGAAGATACAGATGTCATGTTAGGGCAGAGGCCGAAAAATCCAATACATAATATCCCTTCTACACTGGATAAACAAACCAATTGGAGTAAAGCACTACCTCTCCCAACTccagaggagaaaatgaaacaagatgCCCAAGTGATTTCTTCTTGCATTATCCCCATCAATGTCACTG GAGTTGGTTTTGACAGAGAGGCTAGTATACGCTGCTCTCTTGTTCATTCACAATCTGTACTACAGCGGAGACGAAAGTTGAGGAGGAGGAAAACCATCTCTGGCATCCCCAGAAGAGTGCAACAAGAAATAG ATTCAGACGAGTCACCAGTGGCAAGAGAGCGCAATGTGATTGTGCATGCAAACCCAGActtcagctctggcagcaggaggTTGGGAACCCGGGACTCGGAGTGCCAGACGGAAGAAATCCTGATAGCTGCTCCCTCACGGCGGCGGATCCGTGCCCAGAGGGGGCAGAGCGTCGTCGCCTCCCTCTCCCATTCCGCTGGCAACATCTTGGTGCTGGCAGACAATGGGGATGCTGTCTTCGCTGCTGCTGTAAGCAACCGCATCCGCTCACGGAGCCTTCCTCGTGAGGGTGCTCGGGCCAGTGAGGGCCATCAGGATGCCACCGCTAAGAGTGCAGGGTATGAAGCAGAGCACTTCCTAGATGGCCAGGAGAGGATCCTGAAAAAGGGGAAGGAGATCTTGAGCAAGCAGGGTTCACAAGAGCACCAGCCCATTAGTTTAACTTGTCCTCAGCACCTGCACAGCCCCGAACACAGCATCGGCGAGAGGGGAAGATCACGGCTGTCAAGGATGGCTGATTCAGGCAGCTGCGAGATTTCATCCAACTCGGACACCTTTGGGAGCCCCATTCACTCTATCTCCACAGCAGGAGTCCTGCTCAGCAGCCACATGGACCAGAAAGATGACCACCAGTCCTCCAGTGGCAACTGGAGTGGGAGCAGCTCCACGTGTCCCTCACAGACGTCCGAAACCATTCCTCCTGCCGCCTCTCCTCCGCTGACAGGCTCTTCGCACTGTGACTCTGAGCTGTCACTCAACACCGCTCCCAACGCGAATGAGGACTCCAGCGTCTTCACAGAGCAGTTTGGTGACCATGCAGACAAGGTCAGGGGCCACAGGGCGAGTTCCTTCACCTCCACTGTGGCAGATTTACTGGATGACCCTAACAACAGCAACACGAGCGATAGCGAGTGGAACTACCTGCACCATCACCACGACGCCTCCTGTCGCCAGGACTTCAGCCCCGAGCGCCCAAAGACCGATAGCCTGGGATGCCCCAGCTTCACCAGCATGGCCACCTATGACAGCTTCCTCGAAAAGACCCCCTCAGACAAGGCAGACACTAGCTCACACTTTTCTGTGGATACCGAAGGATACTATACCTCCATGCACTTTGACTGCGGTCTCAAGGGTAATAAAAGCTATATTTGCAACTATGCAGCCCCAAGCTCTGAGAGTGGCCAGACTGGGAGTATGACCTCCAGCCTGGCTGACTGCGCCTGGCAGGAGTGTGTTAGCCACAGAAGGCAGGGACGGCAGAGCATCTCACTGAAGAAACCAAAGGCAAAGCCAGCCCCACCAAAACGTAGCTCGTCTTTGAGGAAATCAGAGGGCAGCACTGACCTTCCTGACAAGAACGAACCAAAGATCAGCGGCGGGCAGCACATCTCTCACACAGCCAGAGAGATGAAGCTGCCCCTTGAGTTTTCAAACACACCTTCCCGAGTGGAAGGTCTCAACCTGCCAGCCAAGCAGGAGCTCCCCTGGGTAAACCAGGGTGACGGCGGGTTAAAGGACACTCCTTTCGACACCGCTGATATCCCCTCCTTTAAAGATGAAGGTGCTGAACAACCTCACTATGCAGACCTCTGGCTTCTGAACGACTTGAAATCCAGCGATCCTTACAGGTCCTTGTCCAATTCGAGCACTGCTACAGGTACTACAGTGATAGAGTGTATCAAGTCACCAGAGAGCTCCGAATCCCAGACGTCCCAGTCTGGGTCACGAGCCAccaccccatccctcccttcGGTCGATAATGAGTTTAAGCTGGCCTCCCCTGAGAAGCTGGCAGGGTTAGCCTCACCCTCCAGTGGGTACTCCAGCCAGTCAGAGACACCCACCTCTTCTTTTCCGACTGCATTCTTTTCGGGACCCTTGTCTCCAGGGGGAAGCAAGAGGAAGCCGAAAGTACCGGAGAGGAAGTCGTCACTGCAGCAGCCACTCTCAAAAGATGGTACCACCTCGGTGAGCAAAGACCTCGAACTTCCAATTATACCTCCTACTCACCTCGACCTAAGTGCTCTTCACAATGTCTTGAGCAAGCCCTTCGCTCACAGGCACCAGCTGCATGCCTTCAGCCACAGCAAGCAGAGCGCAGTCGGGGAAGCCCTGcatcccagccctccctctgcCCTTGCCATCACGCCCTCTGTTCTCAAGTCTGTCCACCTCCGGGCAGTCAACAAGCCTGAAGGAGGGAAACAGAAAGGCAGCACCCCAGACCTGCTCTGCATACAGGAGACTGCCTTGATGGTGAACGACGTTTCTCCAGGCAAAATGAGGCCACTCTTAGCTAAGAAACCAGTATCACGCCAGTACTCCACGGAGGAGGCCATAATGTCATACATTGAAACTTCCCCAGCAGAAGCAGGACCTGGAAAGCTGCTTTTAGAGAAAAGCTCCTCTTTCAGCGGGCAGAATAGCTGCGAGAAAGAAGCTGTAACTTCAGTAAGTGTGGGTCTGGTTGAAATCAAACCTGGGAAGGACCAAACACACCTGACTGCTGAACATTTGCCAGAAAGCACTCTGAATCAGACATGTGCCGTCTCTGCAGACGGGTTTCAGAAGGGCTCAGCTGTCCTCACAAGTGATGATGAAGCTAAGAAACCTGGCCAGGGAACAGAAACGGAGTGCGACATTCAGCAAGCGCAGGCTCAGCGAGAGCTCTCTGCAGGCAGTGAGGGAAGGCTGGAAGCTGGGCCTGCAGGTGAAAGcccagctccggccgagggagtGGCTGTCAGTGATCAGCTTAAGCACCAACCCGACGTAAACCACCACGTGCCTGGGAATATCAGCTACGAAGCAGAGATGGCAGCAGTGAATTCACTCAGTGAAGTGAGTGGCAAGCAGGACAATGATATCGCATCAGGTATCCCAACCAAAAGTGCCTCTGATGACGGCAGGGCCGATGAGACAGCGGGCAGTGTGGATGAGCCTTCGCTGAAAG AGTCATCTCCAAGCGATGAGTCCATCATGTCTCCACTGAGTGAGGAGTCACAGGCTGATGCTGAGGATGTCTTTGTGTCTCCAAACAAACCCCGCACTACCGAGGATCTGTTTGCAGTCATTCACAG ATCAAAAAGGAAAGTTCTTGGGAGAAAGGATTCTGGAGACCTTTCTGTAAGAAACAGATTGAGAGCATCATCTGGGACCAACAGCCAGACCCCCGCCAGCAGCACACTGCCCGCCAGCAATGTGCCACCAGCCAGCAGTGTGGGCACTCCCATTAGCAGTCAGAGGTCCCCCGGGCTTATATACAGGAATGCCAAAAAATCCAACACATCCAATGAGGAGTTTAAACTACTGCTCCTTAAAAAGGGCAGCCGATCTGATTCCAGCTACAGGATGTCCGCCACGGAAATTCTGAAAAGTCCTATTTTGCCCAAGTCCCCTGGTGAGCTGACAGCAGATGCCCCACAAAGCCTGGAGGAGTCTTCCCCAGCGGCGAGCCCTGATGCATTGTCCccactctccccctgctccccccgggTCAATGCAGAAGGATTCTCCTCCAAGAGCTTTCCCATGTCAGCATCTTCGAGAGTGGGGCGCTCACGGGCACctccagcagccagcagcagccggTATAGCGTGCGGTGCAGGCTGTACAACACGCCAATGCAGGCCATCTCCGAGGGAGAGACAGAGAACTCAGATGGCAGCCCTCATGACGATCGGTCTTCTCAGAGCTCAACATAG